The Spirosoma radiotolerans genome has a window encoding:
- a CDS encoding acyltransferase family protein has protein sequence MAIRSTSSVEPAVLQPVPVKRLLSLDTLRGFDMFWIMGGEEIFQVLAKTTGWAWAVLIADQFTHPDWNGFRAYDLIFPLFVFLAGVSTPFSIGSRLEKGDEKAQIARKIISRGLVLVLLGIIYNNGLFVKAIQDTRFPSVLGRIGLAGMSAQLIFLYVRPRTQYRVFVGILMGYWAALALIPVPGCGAGVLTMDCNLASYIDRMVVPGHLYKTIHDPEGLFSTIPAIGNALLGIFAGSFLKTNHETGRQKALYLLGAGALFVLLGVLWNFIFPINKNLWTSSFVLVTGGLSLSLLSIFYWIIDVKGIKGWTFFFTVIGMNSILIYVADEFIDFAYASHFFFGGLINRLSSGWVAGVLGVLGYLAVKWAFLYFLYKKKTFLRV, from the coding sequence ATGGCTATACGATCTACATCATCAGTCGAACCTGCTGTACTCCAGCCTGTCCCCGTTAAGCGCCTTCTCTCGCTCGATACCTTGCGGGGATTCGATATGTTCTGGATTATGGGTGGTGAAGAGATTTTTCAGGTTCTGGCCAAAACAACTGGCTGGGCCTGGGCTGTGCTCATCGCCGATCAGTTTACCCACCCCGACTGGAATGGCTTCCGGGCCTATGATCTGATTTTCCCGTTGTTTGTGTTTTTGGCGGGCGTATCCACGCCGTTTTCAATAGGATCGCGGTTAGAAAAAGGCGATGAAAAGGCGCAGATTGCCCGCAAGATTATTTCCCGTGGGCTTGTGCTGGTTTTGTTAGGCATCATTTATAACAATGGGCTATTTGTCAAAGCAATTCAGGATACCCGTTTCCCGAGTGTTCTGGGGCGTATCGGGCTGGCGGGCATGTCTGCTCAGTTGATTTTTCTGTATGTCAGACCGCGCACCCAATACCGCGTGTTTGTCGGGATTTTAATGGGTTACTGGGCCGCTCTGGCGCTGATACCTGTGCCGGGTTGCGGAGCGGGTGTGCTAACCATGGACTGTAATCTGGCCAGCTATATTGATCGCATGGTGGTACCGGGCCATCTCTACAAAACGATCCATGATCCGGAAGGCCTGTTCTCGACCATCCCTGCCATTGGCAACGCGCTGCTGGGCATTTTTGCCGGTTCATTTCTAAAAACGAACCATGAAACAGGTCGTCAGAAAGCGCTATACCTGCTCGGCGCGGGTGCCCTCTTTGTCCTGCTTGGCGTACTCTGGAATTTTATCTTCCCGATCAACAAAAACCTGTGGACCAGCTCGTTTGTGCTGGTTACCGGCGGTCTGAGCCTGAGTTTACTCAGTATCTTTTACTGGATCATCGACGTCAAGGGCATCAAAGGCTGGACGTTTTTCTTTACGGTTATCGGCATGAACTCCATCCTGATCTATGTGGCCGACGAGTTCATTGACTTCGCCTACGCATCCCACTTCTTCTTTGGCGGATTGATCAATCGTCTTTCATCAGGATGGGTAGCAGGCGTTCTGGGCGTGTTGGGCTACCTGGCCGTAAAGTGGGCGTTCCTCTACTTTCTATACAAGAAAAAGACATTTTTACGGGTTTGA